GTCAACTTATTCCatatttcttctttctgtcttattTCATTCTCCTGGCCCGTTGTCAATATGTTCCTCTATGTTTCTGTAGCATTCCGCGTCTGGAGAGGCAAAGTTAaggatgtgtgtggctgtgaaaaAGAAGCTTCAGCTGTATTactggaaagacagagagttcTACGAGCTGCAGGTGAGAGAGTAGACATGAAGGAGGCCTTCATGAgcggtgtctgtgagtgtattccTGTCAGCGGTTTCATAATAATAAGCTAGTGACACTGCTTTCCTAGGGGGATTTTGCTGCTCCTGACATCCCCAAGTCCATGGCATGGTGTGAGAGTTCAATCTGTGTAGGATTCAAGCGGGACTACTACCTTATCCGAGTGAGTTTTCATATTTTCTCTCATGCTAAAAATATCCAGTGTCAGACATTCTAAGCTGAATGGCTAATCCATTAATGAGGGTCAAATGCCCAAATGCTATATGTGATGTAGAACCTCCTTTAAAATCCCTGTACCTGTCTTTCAGATGGATGGTCGTGGTTCTATCAAGGAGCTCTTTCCTACTGGAAAACAGTTAGAGCCCTTGGTTGCCCCATTGGCTGATGGGAAAGTGGCAGTGGGCCAGGATGATCTTACAGTTGTACTAAATGAGGAGGGAGTTTGCACCCAGAAATGTGCACTCAATTGGACAGACATTCCTGTTGCCATGGGTACTGTTCCAacttttatatattttacaaaGTGAAATAGTTTGACCTCTTGCAAAACATCTTATGCTAAgtgttaacatttacatttaacatctAGTCAAAATGTGGCATTCCTTTGTTCATCATTCCTTTGTTTAAGTTTTCCAAATTTACAATTGTGTCCCAGCCTGATAGCCagccagaaagaaagaaaaaacgcaCAGAAACAGATACATTTGTCCACTGTCCTTTTTGAATGAATATGATTTTAGAAAAAGATTGAACATGCAGACAAGCATTTACTGGCTTTGTGGGAATATGTTTAgtgttaatgtttgtgtttattattaAGTGTAAACAAGACTTTCCCGCTGCTGTTTTGTAGAGCAGCCAAGTGCTATAAGTGAAATGACTGATTTATGCTGTTTGGACTCAGTAGTTCTATTACAGCAGTTCCCCAGTTGCTCAACAGAGAGAGCATAGAACTCCTATTATGAGTTCTGTTCACTGAGTGTGGGAAAAGGCCGTGGAGCCCCCAAGTTGGGATGGAGATGCTCTTCCAGACAGTAACTGCTTGTTCGGCCCTTTATTGTACTCATCCAACCCAGTAAACCTTTGACCCATTCCCTTTCTATCAGTCCTATCTGTCTTTGGTCAGCTTGCCTTTCCAGACAAGCCCACAGTCTAAACAGAGACCGTGCTAGTGGGATTCTCTGGaacacaaatgacaaaaaactGTGCGGATGTTGTGTGGGCTACTAAGAATACAACAATCACAAAACAACAGTTATGCCTTTTTCTGGTTTAGAtagcttttaaaataaaaaaagaataggAAATGATCTGTCATTGCTCAGGTTTCAAATCACTATCTACTTCCCTATTTAAAATGCTAGAGCAGAACTAGAGCTGTCCTCAAAAGTGACCTTCAGTCATTTCCTTACTCCGTCCAAATGGCAGCTTGATGAAGGCTCTACCCCAGGGCTTTGGCCCTCTGTCTCCAATCACATTTCCTGCCACTCGCCAGCCCAGGAGACTTGGATGTCTCCGAACCTTAGCTTTGTTGCAAGAAGCACTGATTCAGTTTTGCCAAATCCCTTCCTCTCAATTCCAAACCATCCGTTTGCTGAAGAAGGCTATTGTTTCATTCTCAATACCTTGTGTTGTTCTTAACGTCCCACAGATTTAATTAACATCAGTAAGGAAATACCATTcagtgttctttgtgtgtgtgtgtgtgtgtgtgtgtgtgtctggggggatTATTATGTAGCACTATGTGTactgttttctgtcttttgtctcttcacctcatctctctccccttctcttaaTTGCTCAGAGCACCAACCTCCGTACATCATAGCTGTGCTTCCACGCTACGTAGAGATCCGCACCTTTGAGCCGCGGCTGCTGGTGCAGAGTGTGGAGCTGCAGAGGCCTCGCTTCATCACCTCTGCAGGGTGAGAGACGCCTCCTCACTACACATGTGCATGCCTCGTATATGTGGAATACAGGGgtgaacagtacagtactgaaGTCTTCTTTCTGTATGGAATCATCAATTATATCCATCCATGCGGGTTTAGGGTGAAACAAAATGGAATGAGAACCCAACACAAACAAGTACTGGTAAAAGTAAAGGAACATTATACAACAGTTTGACACTTTTTCAGCAACAACTAACTTAATTTTTTTGGTAAATAGTCACGTGAAggatagataaacacacctCTTTCCCACTAGCTGtgcaggctatgcactatgttgTTGTGTGGTTGGGGTTTGAACACCCCTCGAAAAAGTAAGAACAGCCTTCACACAACGACATCTCCAACCATAAAGCCAAAAgatgccagttagcatgtttACAAGCTTTTTCCAGGGGCAACCAGACTGTTGGTGCATGCTTTTTAGGTCGATTTTAGGCTAATCCCCCAGAACAAGAACCCTGAAAAACCAACTACTGTTCcgtatggcagtgctcttacagcatagtagcctgtaactaatctatttggtgatgagtttatagtCCACTTTGTACTTGCGTATATAATATGGTCAGAGCCCACTGTTTAGCCTATATGTtaaaaggaggggaggggtgtaacATGTTGCGATAGTCATATTGTCATCATTATTGGTACAGTTACAAATTTTACTTAAGCTCGATCTTAACTGATTCAGAAACAGTGATTTCCATCCTCTCCCAGCTGGCTCTAGGAACCTTAGTATCATGGGTCATGTTCCAGGCAGGAGATGTGCTTGTACATGTATGCATTGTCATGCGAGTAGTATCTACTGAATGACTCAATGTAATTACTGGGACACCAGCTGCTAAGGGGAATTAAACACCAGCAGGATGCCTCAGGTGTCTTGCCATCTTGGATTAATTCATTAGCTGGCTTGTTTTCTGGGGCTTTTATATAACAGTTAAACACTGTGATACAAATGCATGTGTTCTCAAATCTTATTCTGTCACTGCTATTCTTTGAAGAAAAAAGGCCAGACTTGTGCAGTTTCTCCCCTGTGGATAAGTCAAACTgaagtctctctcttccccacctccattctcttcctgtttcaggCCTAACATTGTGTACGTGGCCAGCAACCATTTTGTGTGGCGTCTTGTGCCCGTCTCCATTGCCAGCCAGATCCGGCAGCTCCTTCAGGACAAGCAGTTTGAGCTGGCGCTTCAGCTGGCGGTGAGCAGCCCCACAATAAACCCCCACGGGCCTGAGCGCTCCCAAACAGGTCCAGAATGCAAATGTGCACTGCAGAGTGATTTCTCATTCAAATCCCCCCAGCTCTGTTTCATATTCCCTGTTCGTAGCTGAAACAGTACAGTATTATGCCAGCGACTGCACACACAATACCCAGGGAACAAAAGTGTTGACAAAGTATGGTTTTGCAAGTCTTCTTTGATGAATTGTCTGCTTAATAAAATTAACTCAGACAAAAACCATGTCAGAATCTATAGAAAGGAGAATAGGAATGCTTGGGCTGCTTGCTGTTGGTCTCAATCGAGTGTTCAGTCCAATGCTTTACACATTGTTGAAACAGCTGAGTCTGAATACCCCCCTCATCTTGTTATGACCCCTCATACCTCACTCTCCCTGTGCTGCTCTCCCTGTGTCCCCAGAAGATGAAGGACGATTCTGACGGGGAAAAGAGTCAGCAGATCCACCACATCCAGAATCTATACGCCTTCAACCTCTTCTGCCAGAAACGCTTTGACGACTCCATGCAAGGGTTCGCCAAACTAGGAACAGGTGGGCTAGCTAGCAAGGAGGAAAGCTTATAGATCCAGCTAGTAGTTTTCTTGGAATGTTTAGTTTTCTTGGGATCGGAAGAGTTGTGAAGAGCTCCCCTGTTGTGTTTTCAGATCCCACTCACGTGATTGGGCTGTATCCAGACCTGTTACCAGCAGACTACCGCAAGCAACTGCACTACCCCAACCCACTGCCTACGCTGTCAGGAGCCGAACTGGAAAAGGCCCATCTCGCTCTGATTGATTACCTTACTCAGGTGCGAATTTATTTGAAATTATGAAAAAGTACACTTTAACGCCTGAGTCTGCAAGGTCATGCATGCCTGTTATCATTACAATGTGTTGGTGTAAACCCTCTTAAATCCTTCCACCTGGTGCTCTCCATGCAGAAACGCAGTCACCTAGTAAAGCAGCTGAACGACTCCGACCCTTCTACAACCTCCCCCCTTATGGAGGGCACGCCCACCATTAAGAGCCGCAAGAAACTGCTGCAGATCATCGACACCACCCTCCTCAAGTGCTACCTCCATGTAAACCTCTTTTCTCCATAGTTCTGCTTCCTCTTACTGTGAATGCTGTTACTAATGGTTCCTTTTAAATGAACAGAAGTGCTCTGTTGAAACATTGCATACTTTTACCCCCTCTAGACCAATGTGGCTTTAGTGTCACCTCTTCTGCGTCTGGAGAACAACCACTGCCACATTGAAGAGAGCGAGTATGTGCTAAAGAAGGCCCACAAATACAGCGAACTCATTATCCTCTATGAGAAGAAGGGTTTGCACCAGAAAGGTACCCCAAAGATCTGCCCTTTGCTGTCTTTCCCCCCCCCTCGTACACCATTGATAGTGGCACTGTTACGAATGCCTCTTGATATTGCCATTTGCTCCATCTACGTAACATGGATTTTGTTGAACACAGATGTTCAGTATTTTGCAATTGCCTAGCTTCAATATTAGATTAAAGACCGCTGGTATAAGGCAACAATAAGTACCACAATAAGTACCACATGTTAAAAACAAACCACAATgaggggaaaacaaaacaaaacatggttCTCTGTTCTCCGCTTTTATGAGATCTCTGTGGCTTTCTCAAATTGAGTTGTGGAAAGAGCTTATACCTATATATGCTTATATTGAACAGCTGATTGGAGCTTGAAAGCTAATAAGCTGCTTTGAGGTCCAGACACGCGGTGGCCCGTGGTGGTCCTTaagcgggagagagagccaTCTGAGTGTTGGGCCGATCCCTGTTGTTCGTGGCGGTGGCTTGAGGCCTGCTCTTGTTCACAGCGAGTGGTTTTCATCCGTAATTCTCAGCTGCTGTGGTGATGTCATGCTCCTCAGTGCAGGCAGCTGGGGATGAGCCGCCCTCTCACTCCCATGgtctcttgctcactcactctctggctTCCCCCCCCGTGTAGCCTCATTGATCAGCCAGTTAAACTAGCGGCGCTGCCAAGGCAAAGCTCCAGCTCAGCACCACATTGCATATTACATCACAGGGGTCATCCAAAATCCTCTTTTCCCCATGTTCTTCTCAATTGTTGGTCCTCTCATGCTCTACTTGACCCCCTTCGCTCACGCACTCATTCCTTCACTCTGAGCCAGcactctgttttcttttctttttttcttcttttcttctttccttcatctcctcctccctctgatcTGCAGCCCTGCAGGTCCTCTTGGACCAGTCTACCAAGGCCAATTCGCCACTGAAGGGCCATGAGAGGACAGTGCAGTACCTACAGAGACTGGGTGAGAACCGCacaggcgttttttttttacacatacacacacttcttcttTTTTGCCTCTGGTCATGTTTGTTTACGccaagcacaagcacactgcATAccccacaaataaacacaggcGACCTTGAGTtaacttctctccctcctctctgccaaCTCCCAGCTTCAGACCTGCATTCCCTCAGCATATTTATTTTCCCAGTGTGTGCATTTTGTCTGAATGGCTATTAAATGCTCTGGAATAGGTTGTTAGTTTTTTTTGGCTTTAGCCTACATGGATATTGTAAACCCTTCTACAGTGCATACTGCAGTGATATTCTCATGCATACCTTATTGTGCTAAAACCACACCAGAATACCAGAAATGCAATAGTAAGGTACCAGTATTGTACCAaaatcaattaaattcaattgtaTGTATATAgctccaaaacaataaaattgtctcatggcactttacagagcccaggacctgaacccccttagagcaagcacaatggcaacaggggcaaggaaaagcTCGCTGTTACCAGGGAGAAACCTTTAGCAGAACCCCGACTCATAaggggggggcccatctgcttggatcCTGACTGGtatagaggtagagatagaaaaagaaggggaggaggggcttgtggcagaaggggaggaggaggtggggagggaaacgatcagaaacatggcatgGCAAACCAGAATTGGTATCACCATCCTTTTTTACTAAGGAGAAGAGGAAATTGTAAATGCCCAGACCCATACATGGACCTTTGGACCAATGGGTCTATAGCGCTCAGCAGTGTCTTCCAGGCAGATGGCCAAGGTTTTCAATACCAAAATAATCTAGTTGATGCCATTGACCATTCAAACTAATCAGACATGCTCTAATAATTCAAGCAGATTCCTTATGCAGAAATAGGCAAAGCCTCCGATTACTGTTTGTTGTATTATGGATAGCTGTGTTGCCTATGTTTGATATGGCTTAGAGGTAGCCTAAACTCTCTGAGCATTTGGGTATACAGCAGTAATGTGGTTATTATGAAAAGATAATCTTTAcattccttcttttttcttgaGATATTCCTGTTAGTGCTAGCCTGAATTATGCTTCATTAATGGGAAAGTGCACTTATTTCAGCTGTTTACAACCACACAGTCAACCAGAGCTTATTGTAACCAATGTATCTTTGGAGAAACGTCCAAGTCTTTACTGCTTACTATTCTTTTATACAGCAATGTGAACTAATGCCCTGGCTCCGCCTGCCTGTTATTACCAGTTCAATATTGGCTGCACTTTGTATATTGTGTAGTGAATCTGTGTTTGGATCTACTGGGCACAAAACAGTCAAAGTCAAAAAGTCAAGAGTCAGTGTCTGAGTTGTATGGCATTGCCCACTTGAATACACCAGCCTCAACCCGGGCCATGCACATACGCAGAGCCCTCACAAACATACCTGACTCACATTCACTTCTGTTCACTCATATTCATCCCAAACACTATGCATGAGCCCTATCTAACCATTTCTTTCTGTGTATTTCTCCAGGCGTGGAGAACATGGGCATCATTTTTGAGTTCTCTCCTTGGGTGTTGAAAACCTGCCCCGAGGATGGCTTAAAGGTACAAGAATGAAGTAATGAGACCGTTGTGAGACATGGTGGTGATATGAGATACGTAGACCAGAGAGAATGGGAAGCATAATAAACTATTAATCTTCCACTTTTACCAGGAGGTTTTTTCCTATTCTAAGAATATGAGTCCAGTATAATTTTTAGTGTTGCGCTTGTTGTGAAGGCAGCACCTTTTTCTCTTATTCATCATTATTTGTACCCATGCTCCAGTAGATTAGCCTTGTGAGCTAACAGATATCTGCAGTATGTGTCTGACTCGGCCatgtagcgtagctatgtcagttatcggacagtgtcaaacatcggccattctgttaaacaatcaaaatgctaagtttaataatggattaacaatctataacttcagtttaataatggattaacatgacaacgcgaacgtttgccgataacacacgccgtccgataattcaCACTGTTACGATTTGTCATCTTGGGTCAGATCTTTACTGAGGACCTGCCCGAGGTGGAGGCGCTTCCACGAGACCGAGTGCTGAACTTCCTGAAAGAAGGCTTTAAGGAGCTGGCCGTGCCCTACCTGGAGCACATCATCCACGTGTGGGAAGACACGGTGCCCGAGTTCCACAACGTGCTGATCGAGCTGTACCTCGAGCGCGTGCAGGCCCTCATGAAGGAGTATCTCGTCTCTCTGCCTGAGGGTAGGAACCCAATGAGATTCAACACTAACCTGAAccccttttttttaaacgtttGTCAGTTTGTTTTACCTCTTAACTGGGCGGATTTTTGTTATTGCCTTGTGTTTATCAGCTTTtatcctctgttcctctctttctatttctctcccgTCTCTTGCCTCTGGTGAGTAGGAGTGCCTGCGGTAGCTGCAGGCCAGGAGGAAGGCCAGTTGGGGGAGTTCAGAAACAAGCTGCTGAACTTTCTGGAAATTTCCAGCAACTACGAGCCAGGGCGCCTCATCAGCGACTTTCCTTTTGATGGTGAGTCTGTGGTGACTCCCAAGGAGTTCCCTTTAGAGAAGTTCCTAGCATAACTAGTTTCACGTGATGTTCTACTGTTTGCTATTGTTATGAACAAGTATGAATGCTGACTGTTAGTGTCAATGAGGACTACTGATAATAAACAGGTTGTACTGTCCAGGAGCTTAATCTCAGACCTCCCGTTGAGAGCTACAGGGAAGTGTCATATGGACTCATTCAGCCATTCAGAGGATTGGGCACATAAAGCTAAATGTTCTTCCAGGTCCTTTCcttttaaagtttttttcatttgttaTCTGCAAGATACGCATGAGGCTCTGGGTTTTAACAAGTTACAAACTTCACAGCAGAAGCAGCTGTGGGGTTTCATTATGTTTAGTTGCGATAACAGATGTTTACAAAATGTGACTGTGATATGCACATCAATTAAAAGGGTACGGTCTTGGCTATATGTTCACAGATGAGCATTTCTATTAAAAGAAGGAAAGGTGTAAACACCATCTTACTGTCACAATCACCACATTCTGAAGAACAGCCTCCGAGCAAAATGCTTTCCAATTATTCAGTGTTTTGAGTTTCGAGCATAAACCAGGCTAAACTGTGGTCTATAGATCTTTCATGGGAATGGACAACGTTCTTTCAAGGGTAATAAACTCATGGTTTTGGTGTGTTACAAGGTAATGAGCATGGAGTGAGAAATGCTTTGGTCATGAAAAAGAATTGTGCAGCATTGTGTTTTtcaatatgtatatatgtcctTATATATGTACAATGTGGTTACCATACGGCCAAGAGgtgaatttacatttagtcattcagcagaaacttttgtccaaagcgacgtacaaggaaaagaacagtcaagctacgagcaatagagacctagtgaaACAACAAATAATACTACTTTTTACTTTAAATACTACTTCAcataagaaagagaaaaacaaaatagaaaagaaactaaaaattgttgtgtgttcttgtgcgtgtgtttgtgtcaggtcTGCTGGAGGAGCGTGCCCTGCTGCTGGGCCGCATGGGGAAGCACGAACAGGCCCTCTTCATCTACGTGCACATCTTGAACGACACGCGCATGGCTGAGGAGTAAGTAGCACACCGCTCTCCAACCAGGCCCCTGTCCCTGTCATCTCAAGGCCTCATCTATTAGCTGGCCCAGTGTGGGCCATTGCCACCGAAGTCTGGCCTTCTGCCAATGCTGACCTTAGAAAGTTCTAGAAAAGTTGTTCTTGTTGTGACCAGAAGTTTGCCCCCCCCCTGTGCTCATATCTTTTTGTCCTTGCCCTACAGGTACTGTCACAAGCACTACGACAGGCTGACCGATGGGAATAAGGATGTGAGTACACTGCAAAGGGGCAGCTGGGTCGGGGCACTGTGCCCAGATCATTTCAACTCAAGAGAACATAGGGGGAAACATTTGGCTCTTAGAATATATACGAAACCAAGTGTGACCTTCTCACATCAGTGTATCGACCTGTTTATTTATAACATCTTGAAAGATTGTCTATGTCTTCGGTGTTAAAGCATCGCTATCCACCTTTTTTGTTCTTTATCTCCAAAGGAAAGTAGGCTATCATTTTACAGTATGTGCAGGGCAATAGGGATGGGAAACAATGACCGTGTATAGAGGTGGACAGTGTGTCTCTATATACAGTTGGTGGAGGGAAAGTAGCTAATCGAGTTCCCCCTGGTGTTAGCGTTTCTAACAATAGGCTAAATTAATGGTACATACCGGTATGTCTCAGCCCACGTCGAACTTGAGTTGTAGTCCATTTATGAAACGAAAGGAACAATTTCAAAATTTTGAAAGAAGGCAAAATAACACTTGTTTTCACAGTTAGTAGCTTATTACTgtaataatattttttatttgttttcgaAAACTTCACTGATATGGCtttgtaataaatatataaatttgTATCCAGTCTATGGAATTTTACATGTAAACTGCTCTCCAATAGGAATACAACCACTAAGGACATTAGGTTTCACCTTCCATCCCTATGGGTTGATTATAACCATCATCAGTCAGTGCAGTCTACTCACACATACGTTTTttctatgtgtttgtatatttgtatgtgcagGTGTACCTGTCTTTGCTGCGCATGTACCTGTCCCCTCCAGATGTCCATTGCCTCGGCCCCATCAAGATGGAGCTGTCGGAGCCCCAGGCCAACCTGCAGGCCGCGCTCCAGGTGCTGGAGCTGCACCACAGCAAGCTGAACACCACCAAGGTGAGAGGATGCTCACGACACACCCAGGTTCATCATGTCAAAATGCAGCAAACCTACTAATAACCCGCTTCCATCAACCTTCACATTTTATCTGGCAGATTGAGAGTTAATCCACCCCCTTCCAACAACTGTATTTCTTATTTGTCTCATGTCttcttatttcttatttcttatCCTGTTTCCTGAGGATCTTTCACACATAATTTATGTAAAGGAACAATATTTAACACTGACATCAAGTGTTTACTTGAATGAGTACTGCAGTCCAAATTCAAAATAATGGAG
Above is a window of Clupea harengus chromosome 14, Ch_v2.0.2, whole genome shotgun sequence DNA encoding:
- the vps39 gene encoding vam6/Vps39-like protein isoform X2, whose product is MHDAYEPVPILEKLPLQIDCLAAWEDWLLVGTKPGHLLLYRIKKDAGTNRFEVTLEKSNKNFSKKIQQLYVVSQYKILVSLLENNIHVHDLLTFQQITVVTKARGATLFACDLQHSASGEAKLRMCVAVKKKLQLYYWKDREFYELQGDFAAPDIPKSMAWCESSICVGFKRDYYLIRMDGRGSIKELFPTGKQLEPLVAPLADGKVAVGQDDLTVVLNEEGVCTQKCALNWTDIPVAMEHQPPYIIAVLPRYVEIRTFEPRLLVQSVELQRPRFITSAGPNIVYVASNHFVWRLVPVSIASQIRQLLQDKQFELALQLAMKDDSDGEKSQQIHHIQNLYAFNLFCQKRFDDSMQGFAKLGTDPTHVIGLYPDLLPADYRKQLHYPNPLPTLSGAELEKAHLALIDYLTQKRSHLVKQLNDSDPSTTSPLMEGTPTIKSRKKLLQIIDTTLLKCYLHTNVALVSPLLRLENNHCHIEESEYVLKKAHKYSELIILYEKKGLHQKALQVLLDQSTKANSPLKGHERTVQYLQRLGVENMGIIFEFSPWVLKTCPEDGLKIFTEDLPEVEALPRDRVLNFLKEGFKELAVPYLEHIIHVWEDTVPEFHNVLIELYLERVQALMKEYLVSLPEGVPAVAAGQEEGQLGEFRNKLLNFLEISSNYEPGRLISDFPFDGLLEERALLLGRMGKHEQALFIYVHILNDTRMAEEYCHKHYDRLTDGNKDVYLSLLRMYLSPPDVHCLGPIKMELSEPQANLQAALQVLELHHSKLNTTKAINLLPANTQINEIRVFLESVLEERAQRKRYNQVLKSLLQAEFLRVQEERIFHQQVKCVITEEKTCRVCKKKIGNSAFARYPNGVVVHYFCCKDRSVCPTEQ
- the vps39 gene encoding vam6/Vps39-like protein isoform X1, giving the protein MHDAYEPVPILEKLPLQIDCLAAWEDWLLVGTKPGHLLLYRIKKDAGTNRFEVTLEKSNKNFSKKIQQLYVVSQYKILVSLLENNIHVHDLLTFQQITVVTKARGATLFACDLQHSASGEAKLRMCVAVKKKLQLYYWKDREFYELQGDFAAPDIPKSMAWCESSICVGFKRDYYLIRMDGRGSIKELFPTGKQLEPLVAPLADGKVAVGQDDLTVVLNEEGVCTQKCALNWTDIPVAMEHQPPYIIAVLPRYVEIRTFEPRLLVQSVELQRPRFITSAGPNIVYVASNHFVWRLVPVSIASQIRQLLQDKQFELALQLAKMKDDSDGEKSQQIHHIQNLYAFNLFCQKRFDDSMQGFAKLGTDPTHVIGLYPDLLPADYRKQLHYPNPLPTLSGAELEKAHLALIDYLTQKRSHLVKQLNDSDPSTTSPLMEGTPTIKSRKKLLQIIDTTLLKCYLHTNVALVSPLLRLENNHCHIEESEYVLKKAHKYSELIILYEKKGLHQKALQVLLDQSTKANSPLKGHERTVQYLQRLGVENMGIIFEFSPWVLKTCPEDGLKIFTEDLPEVEALPRDRVLNFLKEGFKELAVPYLEHIIHVWEDTVPEFHNVLIELYLERVQALMKEYLVSLPEGVPAVAAGQEEGQLGEFRNKLLNFLEISSNYEPGRLISDFPFDGLLEERALLLGRMGKHEQALFIYVHILNDTRMAEEYCHKHYDRLTDGNKDVYLSLLRMYLSPPDVHCLGPIKMELSEPQANLQAALQVLELHHSKLNTTKAINLLPANTQINEIRVFLESVLEERAQRKRYNQVLKSLLQAEFLRVQEERIFHQQVKCVITEEKTCRVCKKKIGNSAFARYPNGVVVHYFCCKDRSVCPTEQ